A portion of the Phycodurus eques isolate BA_2022a chromosome 3, UOR_Pequ_1.1, whole genome shotgun sequence genome contains these proteins:
- the si:ch211-225b11.4 gene encoding tRNA (32-2'-O)-methyltransferase regulator THADA isoform X3, which translates to MLSFDELLTSLQMCVIAENQTNENGNQTLQLFFDKLSECSRSDVKRSKERHLEKATQLLKTVKLDALEPDHLQLLVRLLVSLQLQMVHISTTCRKVDQMLHHLAKVDHQLVFGETQVFLSSIVHSEQIFTQEDLQRACMFLEDSAVGRDVWRELCPSFLDKLAQFFPLILQQESLRDGQLCYLAVKVCLQIFQLLSRQVSFAVWEKEERSPAMQKILQALAEIMFGESSNRDTRLLAGTAVAMLINTASERSAGAAAAWSLFQSSHSEPWLLTVGALQVQCCPTSLGGVGQLAMSRGLLTCCHPHILLSSRLAGAEGSLLLDALFPLLYDLCEEKLNCLYLSFEVFTLWLKKVKECVSDIWKMTGGRLLPDGSSLQQQLCSIIWTSAESPVEGVSDCARVTLSLFLDLYDVDCEQFGDKKPLYLALLQRIIQLPWESKAKYQHLCALLPYLGTDTVLDQYAEIPNHLLKCMSNDHLCPCGSELYKCLIQQQRRELCGDSPKSVSESDLASRWAGRWLPVLLEALTSHLVILQSNSSTHLLSCTFQVFPSAVEPLLASLDPYSPGHLCSWAFIMSSYRAVTGGSPWSLQGSCSLEILQLALGSADDKVRLAALNLLNCSPKTRETPTPEELSVMRTFIPQNLNSESSLFRQHFQASVRRFLVRIRDGCLAHIKQQKGKGDTGQMESSQQILALGIGFVDWLSQLVCCSLTPDHSYQRKKTALLLLSALLETCTDTWSPDKKKGQPPVNMGSLINCARLRGQWDFFSRRKLLVLISCLEDSTNEIRELSAGLLVRFFPSVLPADVAAAVLTRAKQLVCNPRVQQAQMGALMMKVLHHKWQGLPEDCKLNSAISVSSAHNIKTSSLVRFLVKELENHYVTAKAHVMLAARTKPVHGVLSALQKCLLEDTCSICDSLGPALTTKLLSLLKNISILLLGVLHGHQDFERDAPPSFCDMGNAINSLIANSSGGNQEDGGEECVLLSEEHSLVLTCCWVSLKETGILLGSLVERILSESKPDACFLTKQHLETASDIFRNILLKCRHWGAVEGCCVGFTRFCSALLRASDPELRDIPSQMLQQALQVVQSPSWTSVTRRAAGLPMLILCVVSAEEASKARPLLAHSMQTLLDTAGIPLPEKWDQTLDLPQVCAVHTLQALVRGSGLGVAILQFVPNITILALTMLSSPCWAMRNAALQLYSSLCSRMLGQRPGSEGGTKRGMSPHAFFHHYSKLQPFLLEELRETACDLQCVPEEARLRLQPSLYPILTLLSQLQPGVQDSANRTLADFLPPLLQLSASPIYSVRVMASKALVAMTPPSEYMNILINLTARLPCTPARCCHNWLHGQLLHMKALLDRALGKDCCVPPAEVQEVVRAVEESVWLATDAQRCPLVRAAYVAVVESLGRLCSQSFLSKLFDVLIRELRTPQQGLQVGLSSFHQRAIQFLCADPKWACGILEGFTAASCDLKLALVTWVVEDHASLSTHLKELIQSVLQSSLKEASLSPIEEYRRAHLAALVAVMGRGDSPPPPGPLEESVLLECLDMLLRDLEDQRGGSEFLSQALHAASLLLSQCFQNSVIQRWCGVLESCQSPDVAEVQRIACAEALCVAGLPLMSHNLIPPTVMIKTKANW; encoded by the exons ATGTTGTCTTTTGACGAACTTCTGACAagtctgcaaatgtgtgtcatcGCCGAGAACCAAACGAATGAAAATGGAAACCAAACTCTTCAGCTCTTTTTCGATAAGCTGTCGGAGTGCTCCAG GAGCGACGTTAAAAGGAGCAAGGAGCGCCATTTGGAGAAGGCTACCCAACTGTTGAAGACGGTCAAGCTCGATGCCTTGGAGCCTGATCACCTCCAGCTTCTCGTCCGACTTCTCGTCTCCTTGCAGCTGCAGATGGTCCACATCTCCACAACCTGCAGAAAAGTGGACCAG ATGTTGCATCATCTGGCGAAGGTGGACCATCAACTGGTGTTTGGAGAAACCCAAGTCTTTTTGAGCTCTATAGTTCACTCAGAGCAG ATATTCACTCAAGAAGACCTTCAGAGAG cCTGTATGTTCCTGGAGGATAGCGCTGTGGGCCGTGATGTGTGGCGGGAGCTCTGTCCTTCCTTTCTGGACAAATTAGCTCAATTCTTCCCTTTAATACTGCAACAAGAGTCCCTGCGAGATGGGCAGCTGTGTTATCTTGCTGTGAAG GTGTGCCTCCAGATATTTCAGCTATTGTCGAGACAGGTGTCTTTTGCAGTATGGGAAAAGGAAGAGAGGAGCCCAGCCATGCAGAAAATCTTGCAGGCTCTGGCTGAAATAATGTTTGGAGAG AGCAGCAACAGAGACACTCGTCTTCTGGCGGGGACCGCCGTGGCCATGCTCATCAACACGGCATCTGAGCGCAGCGCCGGCGCAGCGGCTGCCTGGAGTCTTTTCCAGAGCTCTCATTCAG AGCCGTGGCTGCTGACAGTGGGGGCCCTTCAGGTGCAGTGTTGCCCCACGTCGCTGGGCGGAGTGGGTCAGCTGGCGATGAGCAGGGGCCTCCTGACGTGCTGTCACCCTCACATATTGCTCAGTTCACGTCTAGCGGGCGCAGAG GGCAGCTTACTGCTGGATGCTTTGTTTCCTCTGCTTTATGATTtgtgtgaggagaagctgaatTGTCTCTACCTTTCCTTTGAGG TGTTCACACTGTGGCTGAAGAAGGTCAAAGAATGTGTGTCTGATATCTGGAAGATGACGGGTGGCCGTCTTCTGCCTGACGGTAGCAGCCTGCAGCAACAGCTCTGTTCTATTATTTGGACCAGCGCTGAAAGTCCA GTGGAAGGTGTGTCCGACTGTGCCCGTGTCACCTTGAGCTTGTTTTTGGACCTCTATGATGTGGACTGTGAGCAGTTTGGTGACAAGAAGCCTCTTTATTTGGCTCTACTGCAACGAATTATCCAACTCCCATGGGAATCCAAAGCCAAATACCAGCACCTCTGTGCTCTTCTTCCATATTTGGGAACCGACACG GTGCTGGATCAGTATGCTGAAATTCCAAATCACCTCCTGAAGTGCATGTCAAATGATCACCTGTGTCCTTGCGGGTCAGAACTTTACAAGTGTCTGATCCAGCAGCAGAGAAGAGAACTTTGCGGTGACTCTCCAAAGTCGGTTTCGGAGTCAGATCTGGCCAGTCGGTGGGCTGGACGATGGCTTCCTGTCCTTCTTGAAGCGCTGACCTCACATTTAGTTATTCTTCAGAGCAACAGCTCGACACATTTACTCTCCTGTACGTTCCAAGTCTTCCCCTCCGCTGTGGAGCCTCTGCTGGCCTCCCTGGACCCGTACTCACCAGGCCACCTCTGCTCCTGGGCCTTCATTATGAGTAGCTACCGCGCCGTGACTGGGGGCTCTCCCTGGTCTCTGCAGGGGAGCTGTTCCCTGGAAATCCTCCAACTCGCCCTGGGCTCTGCAGATGACAAAGTTCGACTTGCTGCTCTCAACCTCCTGAATTGCAGCCCCAAGACCAGAGAGACTCCAACACCAGAAGAACTGTCAGTAATGAGGACCTTCATTCCTCAGAACCTAAACTCAGAGTCCTCGCTTTTTCGCCAGCATTTTCAAGCATCAGTGAGGAGATTCTTGGTTCGGATCCGAGATGGCTGCTTGGCACACATCAAACAACAGAAGGGCAAGGGGGACACCGGCCAGATGGAAAGCTCACAGCAAATACTGGCCCTGGGAATCG GATTTGTGGACTGGTTGAGTCAGCTGGTCTGCTGCAGTCTGACACCAGATCACAGTTACCAGAGGAAGAAGACGGCCTTACTGTTGCTGTCAGCCCTGCTGGAGACGTGCACAGATACATGGAGCCCCGACAAGAAAAAGGGACAACCACCCG TGAACATGGGATCTCTCATTAACTGTGCCAGGTTGAGAGGACAGTGGGACTTCTTCTCCAGAAGAAAGCTGCTGGTTCTCATCAGCTGTTTGGAAGATTCCACGAATGAG ATTCGTGAACTTTCAGCAGGATTATTGGTGAGATTCTTCCCTTCTGTCCTACCTGCCGACGTCGCTGCTGCTGTGCTTACTCGTGCCAAGCAGCTTGTGTGCAATCCTCGCGTCCAGCAGGCCCAGATGGGGGCGCTAATGATGAAGGTGCTCCATCACAA atggcaAGGCCTTCCTGAAGATTGCAAACTAAACAGTGCCATCAGTGTCAGTAGTGCCCATAACATAAAGACCTCCAGCTTAGTTAGATTCCTTGTGAAGGAGCTTGAGAATCACTACGTTACAGCCAAAGCCCACGTGATGCTCGCTGCCAGAACCAAGCCTGTTCATG GTGTTCTGAGCGCCCTACAGAAATGTTTGTTGGAGGACACATGCAGCATCTGTGATTCACTTGGTCCCGCACTGACCACTAAGCTGCTGAGCCTGCTAAAAAACATCTCAATACTTCTGCTCGGCGTATTACACGGACACCAGGATTTTGAACGTG ATGCTCCCCCTTCCTTCTGTGATATGGGCAACGCCATCAATTCTCTGATTGCCAACTCATCTGGAGGAAACCAAGAAGATGGAGGAGAGGAGTGTGTCTTGTTGTCTGAGGAACACAGCCTTGTTCTCACCTGCTGCTGGGTTTCACTCAAG GAAACAGGAATCCTTTTAGGTTCTCTTGTGGAGAGGATTCTTTCTGAATCCAAGCCTGATGCATGCTTTCTAACAAAGCAACATCTAGAAACTGCGTCAGATATTTTTAGAAATATTCTCCTCAAATGCCGTCACTGG GGGGCAGTAGAGGGATGTTGTGTGGGCTTCACCAGATTCTGTTCAGCTCTGCTCAGGGCCAGTGATCCTGAGCTCAGGGATATCCCATCTCAAATGCTCCAACAA GCATTACAAGTAGTGCAGTCTCCTAGTTGGACTTCCGTCACACGGCGGGCTGCTGGATTGCCTATGCTCATCCTTTGTGTTGTTTCTGCAGAGGAGGCCAGTAAAGCACGGCCCCTCTTAGCACATAGCATGCAAACCTTACTGGACACAGCTGGAATCCCCCTTCCTGAGAAGTGGGACCAGACGCTGGACCTCCCACAG GTGTGTGCAGTTCACACTCTTCAGGCTCTGGTGCGTGGATCGGGGCTGGGTGTCGCCATCCTTCAGTTTGTGCCCAACATAACTATTTTGGCTCTCACTATGCTCAGTTCTCCCTGCTGGGCCATGAGAAATGCAGCCCTGCAGCTTTACA GTTCTCTTTGCTCACGGATGCTCGGTCAGAGGCCCGGCAGTGAGGGTGGGACTAAACGTGGCATGTCCCCCCACGCCTTTTTCCACCACTATTCCAAGCTCCAACCCTTCCTCCTTGAGGAACTCCGAGAGACCGCTTGTGACCTTCAGTGTGTACCTGAGGAGGCCAGGCTCCGTCTTCAGCCATCGCTCTACCCGATCCTGACTCTTTTATCCCAGCTCCAGCCTGGCGTCCAGGACTCGGCAAA CAGAACCTTAGCAGACTTCCTGCCTCCTTTGCTTCAGCTCTCTGCCAGTCCCATTTACAGCGTGAGAGTGATGGCTTCTAAGGCGCTGGTCGCCATGACTCCCCCCTCAGAGTACATGAACATCCTCATCAATCTGACGGCCCGGTTGCCCTGCACACCGGCGCGCTGCTGTCACAACTGGCTCCACGGGCAACTGCTGCACATGAAAGCTCTCCTGGACAGAGCTCTCGGCAAAGACTGCTG TGTGCCTCCAGCAGAGGTTCAAGAAGTGGTGCGCGCTGTGGAGGAATCGGTGTGGCTCGCCACAGATGCTCAGCGCTGCCCGCTGGTGAGAGCGGCATATGTCGCTGTGGTGGAGTCACTGGGAAGATTGTGCAGCCAGAGTTTTCTGTCAAAGCTCTTTGACGTTCTCATACGTGAGCTACGTACACCTCAACAGGGCCTTCAG GTTGGCTTGTCTTCCTTCCATCAACGAGCCATCCAGTTTCTCTGTGCCGACCCCAAGTGGGCGTGTGGCATCTTGGAAGGTTTTACAGCAGCGAGCTGTGATCTGAAGCTGGCGTTGGTCACGTGGGTGGTGGAGGACCATGCTTCACTCAGCACCCACTTGAAAGAATTGATCCAGAGTGTGCTGCAG TCCAGTCTGAAGGAGGCATCGTTGAGCCCCATCGAGGAGTACCGCAGGGCCCACTTGGCAGCCTTGGTAGCAGTGATGGGCCGAGGGGATTCGCCTCCTCCACCGGGCCCGCTTGAGGAATCCGTTCTTCTGGAGTGTCTGGATATGTTATTGAGGGACCTGGAGGATCAGAGAGGCGGGTCGGAGTTCTTGTCCCAGGCTCTGCATGCTGCAAGCCTCCTGCTTTCCCAGTG TTTTCAGAATTCTGTAATCCAACGCTGGTGTGGTGTCTTGGAGTCTTGCCAGTCCCCCGATGTTGCTGAAGTTCAGAGGATAGCTTGTGCCGAAGCTCTGTGTGTGGCTGGCCTTCCCCTAATGAGCCACAATCTCATTCCTCCAACTGTCATGATCAA GACCAAAGCCAACTGGTGA
- the si:ch211-225b11.4 gene encoding tRNA (32-2'-O)-methyltransferase regulator THADA isoform X4 produces MLSFDELLTSLQMCVIAENQTNENGNQTLQLFFDKLSECSRSDVKRSKERHLEKATQLLKTVKLDALEPDHLQLLVRLLVSLQLQMVHISTTCRKVDQMLHHLAKVDHQLVFGETQVFLSSIVHSEQIFTQEDLQRACMFLEDSAVGRDVWRELCPSFLDKLAQFFPLILQQESLRDGQLCYLAVKVCLQIFQLLSRQVSFAVWEKEERSPAMQKILQALAEIMFGESSNRDTRLLAGTAVAMLINTASERSAGAAAAWSLFQSSHSEPWLLTVGALQVQCCPTSLGGVGQLAMSRGLLTCCHPHILLSSRLAGAEGSLLLDALFPLLYDLCEEKLNCLYLSFEVFTLWLKKVKECVSDIWKMTGGRLLPDGSSLQQQLCSIIWTSAESPVEGVSDCARVTLSLFLDLYDVDCEQFGDKKPLYLALLQRIIQLPWESKAKYQHLCALLPYLGTDTVLDQYAEIPNHLLKCMSNDHLCPCGSELYKCLIQQQRRELCGDSPKSVSESDLASRWAGRWLPVLLEALTSHLVILQSNSSTHLLSCTFQVFPSAVEPLLASLDPYSPGHLCSWAFIMSSYRAVTGGSPWSLQGSCSLEILQLALGSADDKVRLAALNLLNCSPKTRETPTPEELSVMRTFIPQNLNSESSLFRQHFQASVRRFLVRIRDGCLAHIKQQKGKGDTGQMESSQQILALGIGFVDWLSQLVCCSLTPDHSYQRKKTALLLLSALLETCTDTWSPDKKKGQPPVNMGSLINCARLRGQWDFFSRRKLLVLISCLEDSTNEIRELSAGLLVRFFPSVLPADVAAAVLTRAKQLVCNPRVQQAQMGALMMKVLHHKWQGLPEDCKLNSAISVSSAHNIKTSSLVRFLVKELENHYVTAKAHVMLAARTKPVHGVLSALQKCLLEDTCSICDSLGPALTTKLLSLLKNISILLLGVLHGHQDFERDAPPSFCDMGNAINSLIANSSGGNQEDGGEECVLLSEEHSLVLTCCWVSLKETGILLGSLVERILSESKPDACFLTKQHLETASDIFRNILLKCRHWGAVEGCCVGFTRFCSALLRASDPELRDIPSQMLQQALQVVQSPSWTSVTRRAAGLPMLILCVVSAEEASKARPLLAHSMQTLLDTAGIPLPEKWDQTLDLPQVCAVHTLQALVRGSGLGVAILQFVPNITILALTMLSSPCWAMRNAALQLYSSLCSRMLGQRPGSEGGTKRGMSPHAFFHHYSKLQPFLLEELRETACDLQCVPEEARLRLQPSLYPILTLLSQLQPGVQDSANRTLADFLPPLLQLSASPIYSVRVMASKALVAMTPPSEYMNILINLTARLPCTPARCCHNWLHGQLLHMKALLDRALGKDCCVPPAEVQEVVRAVEESVWLATDAQRCPLVRAAYVAVVESLGRLCSQSFLSKLFDVLIRELRTPQQGLQVGLSSFHQRAIQFLCADPKWACGILEGFTAASCDLKLALVTWVVEDHASLSTHLKELIQSVLQSSLKEASLSPIEEYRRAHLAALVAVMGRGDSPPPPGPLEESVLLECLDMLLRDLEDQRGGSEFLSQALHAASLLLSQ; encoded by the exons ATGTTGTCTTTTGACGAACTTCTGACAagtctgcaaatgtgtgtcatcGCCGAGAACCAAACGAATGAAAATGGAAACCAAACTCTTCAGCTCTTTTTCGATAAGCTGTCGGAGTGCTCCAG GAGCGACGTTAAAAGGAGCAAGGAGCGCCATTTGGAGAAGGCTACCCAACTGTTGAAGACGGTCAAGCTCGATGCCTTGGAGCCTGATCACCTCCAGCTTCTCGTCCGACTTCTCGTCTCCTTGCAGCTGCAGATGGTCCACATCTCCACAACCTGCAGAAAAGTGGACCAG ATGTTGCATCATCTGGCGAAGGTGGACCATCAACTGGTGTTTGGAGAAACCCAAGTCTTTTTGAGCTCTATAGTTCACTCAGAGCAG ATATTCACTCAAGAAGACCTTCAGAGAG cCTGTATGTTCCTGGAGGATAGCGCTGTGGGCCGTGATGTGTGGCGGGAGCTCTGTCCTTCCTTTCTGGACAAATTAGCTCAATTCTTCCCTTTAATACTGCAACAAGAGTCCCTGCGAGATGGGCAGCTGTGTTATCTTGCTGTGAAG GTGTGCCTCCAGATATTTCAGCTATTGTCGAGACAGGTGTCTTTTGCAGTATGGGAAAAGGAAGAGAGGAGCCCAGCCATGCAGAAAATCTTGCAGGCTCTGGCTGAAATAATGTTTGGAGAG AGCAGCAACAGAGACACTCGTCTTCTGGCGGGGACCGCCGTGGCCATGCTCATCAACACGGCATCTGAGCGCAGCGCCGGCGCAGCGGCTGCCTGGAGTCTTTTCCAGAGCTCTCATTCAG AGCCGTGGCTGCTGACAGTGGGGGCCCTTCAGGTGCAGTGTTGCCCCACGTCGCTGGGCGGAGTGGGTCAGCTGGCGATGAGCAGGGGCCTCCTGACGTGCTGTCACCCTCACATATTGCTCAGTTCACGTCTAGCGGGCGCAGAG GGCAGCTTACTGCTGGATGCTTTGTTTCCTCTGCTTTATGATTtgtgtgaggagaagctgaatTGTCTCTACCTTTCCTTTGAGG TGTTCACACTGTGGCTGAAGAAGGTCAAAGAATGTGTGTCTGATATCTGGAAGATGACGGGTGGCCGTCTTCTGCCTGACGGTAGCAGCCTGCAGCAACAGCTCTGTTCTATTATTTGGACCAGCGCTGAAAGTCCA GTGGAAGGTGTGTCCGACTGTGCCCGTGTCACCTTGAGCTTGTTTTTGGACCTCTATGATGTGGACTGTGAGCAGTTTGGTGACAAGAAGCCTCTTTATTTGGCTCTACTGCAACGAATTATCCAACTCCCATGGGAATCCAAAGCCAAATACCAGCACCTCTGTGCTCTTCTTCCATATTTGGGAACCGACACG GTGCTGGATCAGTATGCTGAAATTCCAAATCACCTCCTGAAGTGCATGTCAAATGATCACCTGTGTCCTTGCGGGTCAGAACTTTACAAGTGTCTGATCCAGCAGCAGAGAAGAGAACTTTGCGGTGACTCTCCAAAGTCGGTTTCGGAGTCAGATCTGGCCAGTCGGTGGGCTGGACGATGGCTTCCTGTCCTTCTTGAAGCGCTGACCTCACATTTAGTTATTCTTCAGAGCAACAGCTCGACACATTTACTCTCCTGTACGTTCCAAGTCTTCCCCTCCGCTGTGGAGCCTCTGCTGGCCTCCCTGGACCCGTACTCACCAGGCCACCTCTGCTCCTGGGCCTTCATTATGAGTAGCTACCGCGCCGTGACTGGGGGCTCTCCCTGGTCTCTGCAGGGGAGCTGTTCCCTGGAAATCCTCCAACTCGCCCTGGGCTCTGCAGATGACAAAGTTCGACTTGCTGCTCTCAACCTCCTGAATTGCAGCCCCAAGACCAGAGAGACTCCAACACCAGAAGAACTGTCAGTAATGAGGACCTTCATTCCTCAGAACCTAAACTCAGAGTCCTCGCTTTTTCGCCAGCATTTTCAAGCATCAGTGAGGAGATTCTTGGTTCGGATCCGAGATGGCTGCTTGGCACACATCAAACAACAGAAGGGCAAGGGGGACACCGGCCAGATGGAAAGCTCACAGCAAATACTGGCCCTGGGAATCG GATTTGTGGACTGGTTGAGTCAGCTGGTCTGCTGCAGTCTGACACCAGATCACAGTTACCAGAGGAAGAAGACGGCCTTACTGTTGCTGTCAGCCCTGCTGGAGACGTGCACAGATACATGGAGCCCCGACAAGAAAAAGGGACAACCACCCG TGAACATGGGATCTCTCATTAACTGTGCCAGGTTGAGAGGACAGTGGGACTTCTTCTCCAGAAGAAAGCTGCTGGTTCTCATCAGCTGTTTGGAAGATTCCACGAATGAG ATTCGTGAACTTTCAGCAGGATTATTGGTGAGATTCTTCCCTTCTGTCCTACCTGCCGACGTCGCTGCTGCTGTGCTTACTCGTGCCAAGCAGCTTGTGTGCAATCCTCGCGTCCAGCAGGCCCAGATGGGGGCGCTAATGATGAAGGTGCTCCATCACAA atggcaAGGCCTTCCTGAAGATTGCAAACTAAACAGTGCCATCAGTGTCAGTAGTGCCCATAACATAAAGACCTCCAGCTTAGTTAGATTCCTTGTGAAGGAGCTTGAGAATCACTACGTTACAGCCAAAGCCCACGTGATGCTCGCTGCCAGAACCAAGCCTGTTCATG GTGTTCTGAGCGCCCTACAGAAATGTTTGTTGGAGGACACATGCAGCATCTGTGATTCACTTGGTCCCGCACTGACCACTAAGCTGCTGAGCCTGCTAAAAAACATCTCAATACTTCTGCTCGGCGTATTACACGGACACCAGGATTTTGAACGTG ATGCTCCCCCTTCCTTCTGTGATATGGGCAACGCCATCAATTCTCTGATTGCCAACTCATCTGGAGGAAACCAAGAAGATGGAGGAGAGGAGTGTGTCTTGTTGTCTGAGGAACACAGCCTTGTTCTCACCTGCTGCTGGGTTTCACTCAAG GAAACAGGAATCCTTTTAGGTTCTCTTGTGGAGAGGATTCTTTCTGAATCCAAGCCTGATGCATGCTTTCTAACAAAGCAACATCTAGAAACTGCGTCAGATATTTTTAGAAATATTCTCCTCAAATGCCGTCACTGG GGGGCAGTAGAGGGATGTTGTGTGGGCTTCACCAGATTCTGTTCAGCTCTGCTCAGGGCCAGTGATCCTGAGCTCAGGGATATCCCATCTCAAATGCTCCAACAA GCATTACAAGTAGTGCAGTCTCCTAGTTGGACTTCCGTCACACGGCGGGCTGCTGGATTGCCTATGCTCATCCTTTGTGTTGTTTCTGCAGAGGAGGCCAGTAAAGCACGGCCCCTCTTAGCACATAGCATGCAAACCTTACTGGACACAGCTGGAATCCCCCTTCCTGAGAAGTGGGACCAGACGCTGGACCTCCCACAG GTGTGTGCAGTTCACACTCTTCAGGCTCTGGTGCGTGGATCGGGGCTGGGTGTCGCCATCCTTCAGTTTGTGCCCAACATAACTATTTTGGCTCTCACTATGCTCAGTTCTCCCTGCTGGGCCATGAGAAATGCAGCCCTGCAGCTTTACA GTTCTCTTTGCTCACGGATGCTCGGTCAGAGGCCCGGCAGTGAGGGTGGGACTAAACGTGGCATGTCCCCCCACGCCTTTTTCCACCACTATTCCAAGCTCCAACCCTTCCTCCTTGAGGAACTCCGAGAGACCGCTTGTGACCTTCAGTGTGTACCTGAGGAGGCCAGGCTCCGTCTTCAGCCATCGCTCTACCCGATCCTGACTCTTTTATCCCAGCTCCAGCCTGGCGTCCAGGACTCGGCAAA CAGAACCTTAGCAGACTTCCTGCCTCCTTTGCTTCAGCTCTCTGCCAGTCCCATTTACAGCGTGAGAGTGATGGCTTCTAAGGCGCTGGTCGCCATGACTCCCCCCTCAGAGTACATGAACATCCTCATCAATCTGACGGCCCGGTTGCCCTGCACACCGGCGCGCTGCTGTCACAACTGGCTCCACGGGCAACTGCTGCACATGAAAGCTCTCCTGGACAGAGCTCTCGGCAAAGACTGCTG TGTGCCTCCAGCAGAGGTTCAAGAAGTGGTGCGCGCTGTGGAGGAATCGGTGTGGCTCGCCACAGATGCTCAGCGCTGCCCGCTGGTGAGAGCGGCATATGTCGCTGTGGTGGAGTCACTGGGAAGATTGTGCAGCCAGAGTTTTCTGTCAAAGCTCTTTGACGTTCTCATACGTGAGCTACGTACACCTCAACAGGGCCTTCAG GTTGGCTTGTCTTCCTTCCATCAACGAGCCATCCAGTTTCTCTGTGCCGACCCCAAGTGGGCGTGTGGCATCTTGGAAGGTTTTACAGCAGCGAGCTGTGATCTGAAGCTGGCGTTGGTCACGTGGGTGGTGGAGGACCATGCTTCACTCAGCACCCACTTGAAAGAATTGATCCAGAGTGTGCTGCAG TCCAGTCTGAAGGAGGCATCGTTGAGCCCCATCGAGGAGTACCGCAGGGCCCACTTGGCAGCCTTGGTAGCAGTGATGGGCCGAGGGGATTCGCCTCCTCCACCGGGCCCGCTTGAGGAATCCGTTCTTCTGGAGTGTCTGGATATGTTATTGAGGGACCTGGAGGATCAGAGAGGCGGGTCGGAGTTCTTGTCCCAGGCTCTGCATGCTGCAAGCCTCCTGCTTTCCCAGTG A